The Paenibacillus amylolyticus genome contains the following window.
GAGGGCGGTAGATTATGAGGAAAGCATGCATTTTACGTTAATATAGAGGGTCAGACGGATAACACATATTTTTGGATTGCGTGTGCTACTCCCTGCTCGTTATTGGAGAGTGTCACCTCGTCGGCGGCAGCTTTCACCTCGTCTGGTGAGTTATCCATGGCAATACCTTTGCCGGCAAAGGTCAGCATCGTAATATCATTGAAGTAATTGCCAATCGCCATGATTTCCGAAGGCAAAATGCCTTTGGATTCGGCAAGCCTTTTAAGCGCAGCGCCTTTGGACGCTTCGGGATGCATCAGATCAATAAAAAAGTCACCACTCCGTGTCATATAATAAGGCAGATTCCAGGTAGACCACTCCTGGAGCACTGCATCCATCTGTTCAATCGGTCCAAATGCAGTGAACTTGGCAAGCGGTTCTGTCATGTCAACCCACTTGGGTAACTTCAGTGGCTCTGCCATAAAGTTGTAATACATCTCACGCACCTGCAACCCCAAACCTTCCGGTTGATCCACATACAGACCAAATGCCGTATTAATGTCAAAATGTACTCCATTGGTTCGACAGTAGGATATGATCGGCTCCAGTCCTTGTCCATCCAATGCAAAATGATGAACCACCTCACGGGTATCCACTTGCGCCGTTACGGCACCATTATGCGTAATTACATATCCATCCAGTCCCATTTGCTCCATGAAAGGAATTGTGTTGGCCGGGCCTCTGCCTGAACACAGAACGATCTCTGCTCCCTGACGGGAAGCTTGGATCAAAGTCTCCTGAGTCCATTCGGTTAGTTCATGATGATCATTCAGCAGTGTTCCATCTACATCAAGTGCAATTAATTTGTAAGTCATTCTGGCTTCATTCCTCATCTATTAGTAGTCGCACCCACCCAAACCCTCCCTTTCGAGGGAGGGCCCCAGAGGGCTCTGCCCTCTGGACTCCCGTTTTGCTCACCGGTGGCAGGTCGGGTCTTGCTATGTAACGGTCGGCGTAGGAACGCTTGTCGCCGGGTACACCGCTATTCAGCAGTGATCCCGTCCAAGCTTAACCGGGACCATTACGGGCAGAGCTTCGCTCTCTGCCCGGCTCCCTGCTTCACTTCGCGAAGGACGGGAGCTTTCTCGCCTTCGGCGGTTAGTATCGGGGCTTCGCTTACCTCCACAACTTCCTGCTCTGCTTCGCGAAGAACGGGAGCTCTCCGCCTTCGGCGTTCGTATCGGGCTTCGCTTACCTCCACAACTCCCTGCTCTGCTTCGCGAAGGACGGGAGCTTTCCCGCCTTCGGCGTTCGTATCGGGGCTTCGCTTACCTCCACAACTCCCTGCTCCGCTTCGCGAAGAACGGGAGCTTTCCCGCCTTCGGCGTTCGTATCGGGGCTTCGCTTACCTCCACAACTCCCTGCTCCGCTTCGCGCAGGACGGGAGCTCTCCCGCCTTCGACGTTCGTATCGGGCTTCGCTTACCTCCACAACTCCCTGCTCTGCTTCGCGAAGGACGGGAGCTTTCCCGCCTTCGGCGTTCGTATCGGGGCTTCGCTTACCTCCACAACTCCCTGCTCCACTTCGTGAAGGACGGGAGCTTTTACTTCCGCAGAAGATTTAACTCGTCTGCGGTTAGTTCACGATAGCTTCCGATGGCAAGATCGGAAGCCAGTTCAAGTTCACCCATGGCTACGCGTTTCAAATAAATCACTCGCTTGCCCACCGCCTGAAACATTCGTTTCACCTGATGAAACTTCCCTTCATGAATAATAAGCGAGATCGACGAGATCGTGCCTTCTTCCGTCTCTTCATGACCAAGTATAGTCAGCTCAGCAGGTAATGTCTCGTACCCGTCATCCAATGGAACGCCCGCTTTGAAACGCTGCACGTCGGCTTCATCCACCTTTCCAAGTACACGCGCTTCATAGGTTTTGGGCACATGCTTGCGTGGAGATAACAGATCATGAGCCAGCGGACCATCATTCGTGAGAATGAGCAGTCCTTCTGTATCCTTATCCAATCGCCCCACAGGAAACGGGTTGAAGATACGATCCTCTTTCCGCAGCAGATCCAGCACCGTCTTATCTCTATTGTCCTCCGTAGCAGACACAACACCCGGAGGTTTATGCAGCATCAGATAGATCATCTCCCGGTACACAATCCGCTCTCCATCGGCTTCAATGACGTTGACCTCGGGATTCACCTGTACACCACTGTCTTTCACCGCTTTGCCGTCCACATGGATTCTGCCTTGCTTCACCATTTTTTTGAGTTCACTTCGGGTACCCACACCCATATGACTTAATATTTTGTCCAGACGCAGCGTTTGTTTGCCTTTTCCACTCATACCGATGTCCACCTCCAACCAGCCGGATATTCATTCTTCAATACACCATCCAGCCATTTTCCCCAGCCAGCGGCATAACCATCTACACATACAAGAACGTACCCTTTGGCAATGGTATCCGCCTTGAGCACCACTCGTTCTTCTTCAATATTCAACGTTTCACCCTTGAGGTACCTCACGGCTTCGCCATTGGCGGATGACAGATTCACGCTTCGCCGTGCCTCGGATGCATTCAGCGCACACGCAAGCGGGTGGGAAGGAACAAATCGCCCATTCTTGATCGTACCCATAAACCAGCCTGGACGAATGACCTTCAGCCCCTCCAGCCGTGCAGTACCAACCGATGATTGATACACACGATCTCCGTAACATACCGTTTCTCCCTTTAACTCCATCTCCAATTGCTCTTTCATAAACGAAGTGTAGATCCCGACCGGATCCATATTTGCCGGATCAACCCCGCGTCCCTGACCCCGTTCCGATTTGCGTCCACCGTGAGCCTTGCCCTTTTTGCCCGGTCTACCCGCATTCTTGCCGCCACCAGCCTGTCTGTCATGGGACTCTCTGGATTCGATTCGCAACAAACGTTCCTTTTTTCGATCAGCCTTGGTCATAGCAATTGAAGAAGCAGCAATCGAGTGATCCTTGTTCCCCTCTGCTTCAAGCCTGGACACATCCCCGACCTGTCCATACTCCATTGCTCCTTCTTTAACTACTCCTGGTTGATCTGTTTCGAATTCTTGCCCTGCACGATGCTGCAATACAGCGACATAATGCCCCTCTCCTTCCAAAAGGTGAGGCCACAATCTTGCGGTACCACGCGTTTGATCCAGCACATCTTTGGTCTCATCGGCCTTGTCAGGCATCATCTGACGCACCCATTCCGGGCGCCCTGGAGCAAATCCTGTCTCCTCAGAGATGTCTCTG
Protein-coding sequences here:
- a CDS encoding Cof-type HAD-IIB family hydrolase, with translation MTYKLIALDVDGTLLNDHHELTEWTQETLIQASRQGAEIVLCSGRGPANTIPFMEQMGLDGYVITHNGAVTAQVDTREVVHHFALDGQGLEPIISYCRTNGVHFDINTAFGLYVDQPEGLGLQVREMYYNFMAEPLKLPKWVDMTEPLAKFTAFGPIEQMDAVLQEWSTWNLPYYMTRSGDFFIDLMHPEASKGAALKRLAESKGILPSEIMAIGNYFNDITMLTFAGKGIAMDNSPDEVKAAADEVTLSNNEQGVAHAIQKYVLSV
- a CDS encoding pseudouridine synthase; the protein is MSGKGKQTLRLDKILSHMGVGTRSELKKMVKQGRIHVDGKAVKDSGVQVNPEVNVIEADGERIVYREMIYLMLHKPPGVVSATEDNRDKTVLDLLRKEDRIFNPFPVGRLDKDTEGLLILTNDGPLAHDLLSPRKHVPKTYEARVLGKVDEADVQRFKAGVPLDDGYETLPAELTILGHEETEEGTISSISLIIHEGKFHQVKRMFQAVGKRVIYLKRVAMGELELASDLAIGSYRELTADELNLLRK